The genomic window TCTTTCTCCTCTTCTTTTGTAAGGTACCTGGGCCTTTGGCAAAAAAATCCCTGGCCCCAGCCCATTCCGCGAGCAAATCCTCGCCCGCAAGGGCCGGTACCTCGCCCAATTGCTCTTGGGTTTCTTGGTC from Candidatus Aenigmatarchaeota archaeon includes these protein-coding regions:
- a CDS encoding DUF5320 domain-containing protein; protein product: PRNPRAIGRGTGPCGRGFARGMGWGQGFFCQRPRYLTKEEEKELIKEDLELLEREKKALEERLKELK